One genomic window of Meles meles chromosome 3, mMelMel3.1 paternal haplotype, whole genome shotgun sequence includes the following:
- the ARL14EPL gene encoding ARL14 effector protein-like: MNEQSDKNSSTQEGHTGRSSPEKNCQIGQKQLQQIERQLKCLAFQNPGPQVADFNPETRQQKKKARMSKMNEYFSVKYKVRKKYDKSGRLICNDADLCDCLEKNCLGCFYPCPKCNSNKCGPECRCNRRWVYDAIVTESGEVVSSLPYPVPD; the protein is encoded by the exons ATGAATGAACAATCAGACAAAAACAGTTCCACTCAAGAGGGACACACAGGTCGAAGTTCTCCTGAGAAAAACTGTCAGATTGGACAAAAGCAACTG CAACAGATAGAGCGGCAGTTAAAATGCTTGGCGTTTCAAAACCCCGGACCACAGGTAGCTGACTTTAATCCTGAAACAaggcagcagaaaaagaaagctcGGATGTCAAAGATGAATGagtatttttctgtaaaatacaA AGTTAGGAAGAAGTATGACAAGAGTGGCAGGCTGATCTGCAACGACGCCGATCTGTGTGACTGCCTGGAGAAGAACTGTCTGGGCTGCTTCTACCCTTGCCCCAAGTGCAACTCCAACAAGTGCGGGCCCGAGTGCCGTTGCAACCGACGCTGGGTCTACGATGCCATTGTCACCGAATCCGGGGAGGTCGTCAGCTCGCTGCCCTATCCGGTCCCTGACTAG